The following are from one region of the Paenibacillus sp. JZ16 genome:
- a CDS encoding DUF2634 domain-containing protein has product MANLFPEGDDMIWTDATDPEVLEGEGAVFGRSWRYDFEAGEFVMSPTRKIPVADEKEAWVIWCEKAIRTPRYRHLIYTRDYGSELEELVGKGYDRSLQESEIQRMVTETLLADARTESVDQFLFAWEGEACRFSCRITSVRDETEIIESVVI; this is encoded by the coding sequence GTGGCTAATTTATTCCCGGAAGGCGATGACATGATCTGGACGGATGCGACCGATCCGGAGGTACTGGAAGGAGAGGGGGCTGTTTTTGGACGGAGCTGGCGGTATGATTTTGAAGCCGGCGAGTTCGTGATGTCCCCGACCCGGAAGATTCCGGTTGCGGACGAGAAGGAAGCCTGGGTCATCTGGTGTGAAAAAGCGATCCGGACGCCGCGTTACCGCCATTTGATCTATACGCGTGATTACGGCAGCGAGCTGGAGGAGCTGGTCGGCAAAGGCTATGACCGATCTCTGCAAGAGAGCGAGATTCAGCGCATGGTGACCGAGACGCTGCTGGCGGACGCTCGGACGGAGAGTGTGGATCAGTTCCTTTTTGCCTGGGAAGGAGAAGCTTGCCGTTTCAGCTGCCGCATTACGAGTGTCCGGGATGAGACGGAAATTATAGAAAGCGTGGTGATCTGA